From the Streptomyces syringium genome, one window contains:
- a CDS encoding metal ABC transporter permease codes for MSGPGGPAVGGASGTVPRQVFDFDDYGELLGLVHDTLIAGALLGLVGGLVGVFVIMRDLPFAVHGISELSFAGASVALFLGLNIVAGAIAGSLLAAGAIGVLGVRARDRNSVIGIIMPFGLGLGVLFLSLYKGRTANKFGILTGQIIAVDTPRMSWLLGTSAVALAALAIMWKPLTFASVDPEVAAARGVPVRALSPAFMLVLGLAVALCVQIVGALLVLALLVTPAAAAARVTASPVLLPVLSVVFALVSMEGGILLAVGSTVPISPYVTTLSFVIYLVCRLLGARQGGRVTEPA; via the coding sequence GTGAGCGGGCCGGGCGGTCCGGCCGTCGGCGGGGCGAGCGGCACGGTCCCGCGGCAGGTCTTCGACTTCGACGACTACGGCGAGCTGCTGGGTCTGGTCCACGACACGCTGATCGCCGGGGCTCTCCTCGGCCTGGTCGGCGGGCTGGTCGGAGTGTTCGTGATCATGCGTGATCTGCCGTTCGCCGTGCACGGGATCAGCGAGCTGTCCTTCGCCGGGGCTTCGGTGGCGCTGTTCCTCGGGCTGAACATCGTGGCGGGGGCGATCGCCGGTTCCCTGCTGGCGGCGGGGGCGATCGGGGTGCTGGGCGTCCGCGCCCGCGACCGCAACTCCGTCATCGGCATCATCATGCCGTTCGGCCTGGGGCTGGGCGTGCTCTTCCTCTCCCTCTACAAGGGCCGGACGGCGAACAAGTTCGGCATCCTCACCGGCCAGATCATCGCCGTCGACACCCCGCGGATGTCGTGGCTCCTCGGCACCTCGGCCGTGGCGCTCGCCGCCCTCGCGATCATGTGGAAGCCGCTGACGTTCGCAAGCGTCGACCCGGAGGTGGCGGCGGCCCGGGGCGTCCCCGTGCGGGCCCTGTCCCCCGCGTTCATGCTGGTCCTCGGGCTCGCGGTCGCGTTGTGCGTACAGATCGTGGGGGCGCTGCTGGTGCTGGCGCTGCTCGTCACCCCCGCGGCCGCCGCCGCGCGGGTCACGGCCTCGCCCGTGCTGTTGCCCGTACTGAGCGTCGTCTTCGCGCTGGTGTCGATGGAGGGAGGGATCCTGCTCGCCGTCGGCAGCACGGTCCCCATCAGTCCGTACGTCACGACGCTCTCCTTCGTGATCTATCTCGTCTGCCGCCTCCTGGGCGCGCGGCAAGGCGGCAGGGTCACGGAACCGGCCTGA
- a CDS encoding metal ABC transporter ATP-binding protein has translation MDRSETTAPHSPHPRRATPPGEGAGTAAPVISLRGAALSYGDRVLWRDLDLEVRPGEFLAVLGPNGSGKTSLLRVLLGRQRLTAGTLSVLGHAPDRGSSDIGYVPQQKPLPVHTVLRARDLVRLGLDGHRWGPSRARAAGRRRVDEALAVVGATAYADVPVSRLSGGEQQRVRIAQALVTDPRILLCDEPLLSLDPHHQRSVTELVDRRRRSADTAVVFVTHEINPVLGMVDRVLYLAGGGFRIGPPEEVMTSASLSRLYGTRVDVVRVRGRVVVVGAPDEGADGPAHPHSGGQPDGPAAEHPGGPHGDGPP, from the coding sequence ATGGACCGCTCGGAGACGACCGCACCGCATTCCCCGCACCCTCGCCGGGCGACACCCCCCGGCGAGGGCGCGGGGACGGCCGCACCGGTGATCAGCCTGCGGGGCGCGGCGCTGTCCTACGGCGACCGGGTGCTGTGGCGTGATCTGGACCTGGAGGTGCGGCCCGGGGAGTTCCTGGCGGTGCTGGGCCCGAACGGCTCCGGCAAGACGAGTCTGCTGCGGGTGCTGCTGGGCCGGCAGCGGCTCACCGCGGGGACGCTGTCGGTGCTCGGTCACGCCCCCGATCGCGGCAGCAGCGACATCGGTTACGTTCCCCAGCAGAAGCCGCTGCCCGTGCACACCGTCCTGCGGGCACGCGACCTGGTACGGCTCGGCCTCGACGGCCACCGCTGGGGGCCGTCGCGGGCGCGCGCCGCGGGTCGCCGCCGGGTGGACGAGGCCCTGGCGGTGGTCGGGGCCACCGCGTACGCGGACGTGCCGGTCAGCAGGCTCTCGGGCGGCGAGCAGCAGCGTGTCCGGATCGCGCAGGCACTCGTCACGGACCCGCGGATCCTGCTCTGCGACGAACCGTTGCTCTCCCTCGATCCGCACCACCAGCGCTCGGTCACCGAGCTCGTGGACCGGCGGCGCCGCTCCGCGGACACCGCCGTCGTCTTCGTGACGCACGAGATCAACCCGGTGCTGGGGATGGTGGACCGGGTGCTGTACCTGGCGGGCGGCGGGTTCCGGATCGGGCCGCCGGAGGAGGTGATGACCTCGGCCTCCCTGTCGCGGCTGTACGGCACGCGGGTCGACGTCGTCCGGGTCAGGGGCCGCGTCGTCGTGGTCGGGGCGCCTGACGAGGGCGCCGACGGTCCCGCGCACCCCCACTCCGGCGGGCAGCCCGACGGTCCCGCGGCGGAGCACCCGGGCGGTCCGCACGGCGACGGGCCGCCGTGA
- a CDS encoding MFS transporter has translation MTTSQPRATNAPVRSRAGTSKQGGGNGIALLVIASCQLMVVLDITIVNIALPHIQSSLNFSTTSLSWVINAYTLTFGGLLLLGGRAGDILGRRRVFIFGVLLFVLASLLGGLAQNSGQLLAARALQGVGGAIASPTSLALITTTFTEGPARNRAFGVFAAVSAGGGAIGLLAGGLLVEWLDWRWIFYVNVPIGLAIALATPRHIKESERHPGRFDLVGALTSTLGMALLVYGFIRAAQDGWRDAITLASFGAAVVLLVVFIQIERRSKQPITPLKMFADRNRAGTYGIMLSLAAAIFGMFFFLTLFVQNVLGFSPLQAGLAFLPVSAVIAVGAGTASQLLPKYGPKPFMVLGAILAAAGLSWLTLTDIHSTYLGSVLGPMLVFGLGMGMEFVSLTLMAVSGVATHETGAASGLLNATQQVGGSLGLSILVTVFGTASRDEAKEQLPRFLARATPAERARFEETGQLPPPWGSQVLTSGVSAAFIVAAAFTVAAAVIALLAIQVRPSDLENLQGNSGPAAMAAPAPAQPAAPTASGAATRPGTREPGRRPASPLSGPRRYLVAGAVVTVALVLLAVLYAERKKTQARHAGSS, from the coding sequence ATGACGACCTCTCAGCCGAGAGCAACGAACGCCCCGGTCCGGTCGCGGGCCGGGACCTCGAAGCAGGGCGGCGGGAACGGCATCGCTCTTCTCGTCATCGCCTCCTGTCAGCTGATGGTGGTCCTGGACATCACCATCGTGAACATTGCGCTGCCGCACATCCAGAGCTCGCTGAACTTCTCCACCACGAGCCTCTCCTGGGTGATCAACGCCTATACGCTCACCTTCGGCGGTCTGCTGCTCCTCGGCGGCCGGGCCGGTGACATCCTCGGCCGCCGCCGTGTGTTCATCTTCGGCGTGCTGCTGTTCGTCCTCGCCTCACTGCTCGGCGGCCTGGCACAGAACTCCGGTCAGCTCCTCGCCGCCCGTGCGCTGCAGGGGGTGGGCGGCGCCATCGCCTCGCCGACGTCGCTCGCGCTGATCACCACCACGTTCACCGAGGGCCCGGCCCGCAACCGGGCGTTCGGTGTCTTCGCCGCGGTCTCCGCCGGAGGCGGTGCGATCGGTCTGCTGGCAGGCGGGTTGCTCGTCGAATGGCTGGACTGGCGCTGGATCTTCTACGTGAATGTGCCGATCGGGCTCGCCATCGCCCTCGCCACGCCCCGGCACATCAAGGAGTCCGAGCGCCACCCGGGCCGGTTCGACCTCGTGGGGGCGCTGACCTCCACCCTCGGCATGGCCCTGCTCGTCTACGGCTTCATCCGGGCGGCACAGGACGGTTGGCGGGATGCGATCACGCTCGCGTCGTTCGGCGCGGCGGTGGTGCTGCTGGTGGTGTTCATCCAGATCGAGCGGCGCTCGAAGCAGCCGATCACCCCGCTGAAGATGTTCGCCGACCGCAACCGCGCGGGCACCTACGGGATCATGCTGAGCCTCGCCGCCGCGATCTTCGGCATGTTCTTCTTCCTCACGCTCTTCGTGCAGAACGTGCTGGGCTTCAGTCCGCTCCAGGCCGGGCTGGCCTTCCTGCCCGTCAGCGCGGTGATCGCGGTGGGCGCGGGAACGGCCTCCCAACTGCTGCCGAAGTACGGCCCGAAGCCCTTCATGGTGCTCGGCGCGATCCTGGCCGCGGCCGGGCTGTCCTGGCTGACGCTGACGGACATCCACTCCACGTACCTGGGCAGCGTCCTCGGCCCCATGCTCGTCTTCGGCCTCGGCATGGGCATGGAGTTCGTCTCGCTGACACTGATGGCCGTCTCCGGGGTGGCGACCCATGAGACGGGCGCGGCGTCGGGTCTGCTCAACGCCACCCAGCAGGTGGGCGGTTCGCTGGGGCTGTCCATCCTCGTCACCGTCTTCGGCACGGCCAGCCGCGACGAGGCGAAGGAGCAACTGCCGCGGTTCCTCGCCCGGGCCACCCCGGCGGAGCGCGCGCGTTTCGAGGAGACCGGCCAGCTCCCACCGCCCTGGGGGAGCCAGGTGCTCACCTCGGGTGTCTCGGCCGCGTTCATCGTCGCGGCGGCGTTCACGGTGGCCGCCGCGGTGATCGCCCTGCTGGCCATCCAAGTGCGTCCGTCGGACCTGGAGAATCTGCAGGGCAACTCCGGCCCCGCCGCGATGGCGGCACCGGCCCCGGCACAACCGGCCGCGCCGACTGCTTCCGGTGCCGCCACCCGGCCCGGCACGAGGGAACCGGGACGACGCCCCGCAAGCCCCCTGTCCGGTCCCCGGCGTTACCTCGTGGCGGGCGCCGTCGTGACCGTGGCCCTTGTCCTGCTCGCCGTCCTCTACGCGGAGCGCAAGAAGACCCAGGCGCGTCACGCCGGGTCGTCCTGA
- a CDS encoding DUF1490 family protein has protein sequence MHPVAIAGAAAGRLAHYAVSGVVGGLIIRGAAKKLPEAKPAARKALVGGIAGGIVAGRWLAGAAEEARLKAGDVLAEARTTLGEEAPPPSAVGVEDHDHGHEH, from the coding sequence ATGCATCCCGTCGCGATCGCCGGTGCCGCAGCCGGCCGTCTCGCGCATTACGCGGTCTCCGGCGTGGTGGGCGGTCTGATCATCCGGGGAGCCGCCAAGAAGCTCCCCGAGGCGAAACCGGCCGCGCGCAAGGCGCTCGTGGGAGGCATCGCGGGCGGCATCGTCGCCGGCCGGTGGCTCGCGGGGGCGGCGGAAGAGGCCCGGCTGAAGGCCGGGGACGTACTGGCCGAGGCCCGGACCACCCTGGGCGAGGAGGCGCCCCCGCCCTCCGCGGTCGGCGTCGAGGACCACGACCACGGACACGAGCACTGA
- a CDS encoding metal ABC transporter solute-binding protein, Zn/Mn family, which translates to MKASSARGPALLVATCTALALGCESGSSGAGSSATGRPGAVPVVASTNVYGDIVRQIGGDRVEVSSIIGDPSQDPHSYEAGTQNQLALSRARVVVENGGGYDDFVGRMLRGTKNSSAQVVNAVRVSGKTPAAGQELNEHLWYDVPAMGKVADRIADALAKAAPGDASAFRRNAEEFRGKLTALQAEEARIKADHGGAAVAVTEPLPLYLTEASGLRNMTPADFSEAVEEGTEVSPGSLRETLDLLTGKRVKALVYNEQTTGPQTEKVKRAAEDHGIPVVPVTETLPAGKDYVGWMTANVHALRRALGT; encoded by the coding sequence ATGAAGGCGTCCTCGGCCCGTGGCCCGGCGCTGCTCGTGGCCACGTGCACGGCGCTGGCCCTCGGCTGCGAGAGCGGTTCGTCCGGCGCCGGATCCTCCGCCACCGGCCGGCCGGGCGCCGTCCCCGTGGTCGCCTCGACGAATGTGTACGGGGACATCGTGCGGCAGATCGGTGGCGACCGGGTCGAGGTCTCCTCGATCATCGGCGACCCGTCGCAGGACCCGCATTCGTACGAGGCGGGAACCCAGAACCAGCTGGCGCTCTCCCGGGCGCGGGTCGTCGTCGAGAACGGCGGCGGCTACGACGACTTCGTCGGCAGGATGCTGCGCGGCACGAAGAATTCCTCGGCCCAGGTCGTGAACGCCGTGCGGGTCTCGGGGAAGACACCGGCGGCGGGCCAGGAGCTCAATGAGCACCTGTGGTACGACGTTCCGGCCATGGGGAAGGTGGCCGACCGGATCGCGGACGCATTGGCCAAGGCCGCCCCGGGCGACGCCTCGGCCTTCCGCCGCAACGCCGAGGAGTTCCGGGGGAAGCTGACCGCCCTCCAGGCCGAGGAGGCGCGGATCAAGGCGGATCACGGAGGCGCCGCGGTAGCGGTCACCGAGCCGTTGCCGCTGTATCTGACGGAGGCGAGCGGTCTGCGGAACATGACACCGGCGGACTTCAGCGAAGCCGTCGAGGAAGGCACCGAGGTCTCCCCCGGCAGCCTGCGGGAGACCCTCGACCTGCTCACGGGAAAGCGGGTGAAGGCCCTGGTGTACAACGAGCAGACCACCGGTCCGCAGACGGAGAAGGTGAAGCGGGCCGCCGAGGACCACGGGATCCCGGTGGTCCCCGTGACCGAGACGCTCCCCGCGGGCAAGGACTACGTCGGCTGGATGACGGCCAACGTCCACGCGCTGCGACGGGCACTGGGGACGTGA
- a CDS encoding diaminopropionate ammonia-lyase translates to MHSDTSSRPAPHPADPRATRPGPRHGAAWYAHPAARSWTCPPAAHAGPAVHGFHASLPGYAPTPLTEVPALAAELGVGRLFVKDESARLGLPAFKVLGASWAVHRAVSAYLGRPAPATFDALRAHLAGGSPVRLLTATDGNHGRAVAYLARLLGLAARIFVPDGVHPTAVAAIAAEGAEVVRVPGGYDAAVLRARENATGPADIVVQDTAWPGYERIPGWVVEGYATLFAEVDEQLRAASAGPLGVLAVPVGVGSLAQAAVVHHRSGAGGRAPALLTVEPDTAAGLLESLTAGALRTVPTGTTIMAGLNCGTPSSLAWPYLLRGVDAAIAVDDAATARAASDLGGLGVPAGPCGAASLAGLRAALTGDGAGARRAALAADRDSTVVLLSTEGKDANQH, encoded by the coding sequence CCGGCACGGTGCCGCGTGGTACGCGCACCCCGCCGCCCGCTCGTGGACCTGCCCGCCCGCCGCTCACGCCGGCCCCGCCGTGCACGGCTTCCACGCCTCCCTCCCGGGGTACGCCCCGACCCCGCTGACCGAAGTCCCCGCGCTCGCGGCGGAACTCGGCGTCGGCCGGCTCTTCGTCAAGGACGAGTCGGCCCGTCTGGGGCTGCCCGCCTTCAAGGTGCTGGGCGCCTCCTGGGCGGTCCACCGGGCCGTGTCCGCGTACCTCGGCCGACCGGCCCCCGCGACCTTCGACGCGCTGCGGGCCCACCTCGCGGGCGGATCCCCGGTACGGCTGCTGACCGCGACCGACGGGAACCACGGCCGCGCCGTGGCGTACCTCGCGCGGCTGCTCGGACTGGCGGCCCGGATCTTCGTGCCCGACGGGGTGCACCCCACGGCCGTGGCCGCCATCGCCGCCGAGGGCGCCGAGGTGGTCCGGGTGCCCGGCGGCTACGACGCCGCCGTGCTGCGCGCCCGCGAGAACGCGACGGGCCCGGCGGACATCGTCGTCCAGGACACCGCATGGCCCGGCTACGAGCGGATCCCCGGCTGGGTGGTCGAGGGGTACGCCACCTTGTTCGCCGAAGTGGACGAGCAACTGCGCGCGGCGTCCGCCGGGCCGCTCGGCGTGCTGGCGGTCCCCGTCGGGGTGGGCTCGCTCGCCCAGGCCGCCGTCGTCCACCACCGGTCCGGGGCCGGCGGCCGGGCACCGGCCCTGCTGACGGTCGAACCCGACACCGCCGCCGGACTGCTGGAGAGCCTCACCGCAGGGGCCCTGCGCACGGTGCCGACCGGCACCACGATCATGGCGGGGCTCAACTGCGGTACGCCGTCCTCCCTCGCCTGGCCGTATCTGCTGCGCGGCGTGGACGCGGCGATCGCCGTCGACGACGCCGCCACCGCCCGCGCCGCCTCGGACCTCGGCGGCCTGGGCGTCCCGGCCGGTCCCTGCGGGGCCGCCTCCCTGGCCGGGCTGCGCGCCGCCCTCACCGGCGACGGCGCGGGCGCCCGCCGGGCGGCCCTGGCCGCCGACCGCGACAGCACGGTCGTCCTGCTGAGCACCGAGGGCAAGGACGCCAACCAGCACTGA
- a CDS encoding aromatic acid exporter family protein, producing the protein MPDLPDPLTTLVRRGKEPAVAQTLRSTTAAVISYVVALSLSSEPVPLTAPLTALLVVQVTLYSTLTTSIRRVNSVVVGVFIAIGFSTMVGLTWWSLGLIILASLVIGRFARAGEFVPEVAISAMLVLGVTRVAESAWDRVLETLIGAIVGLLFNVFFAPPVWVQPASEAIEHLSRRMGRLLRRIGEEVEGRTTVEEAAARLYEARRLDHDIVEVDAELRQAEDSLRLNPRVKEGELFRVVLRTGLDALEIAAVVLRVTCRTLTDLAKERTDEPLFEEEVARALQEVFTHLALAVESFAVLITTQVSSNAEDAEDRLVSELAAGRASRDRAADLLLVRVLEHPRQWQLHGAILTEIDRILDELDVEERSRRLVDELDRRSREQQDRHPLLAGLRRRVRRSRYGWRSTA; encoded by the coding sequence GTGCCTGACCTCCCCGATCCCCTGACGACCCTCGTCCGGCGCGGCAAAGAACCCGCGGTCGCGCAGACCCTGCGTTCGACCACCGCCGCGGTGATCTCCTACGTGGTGGCACTGTCGCTGAGCAGCGAGCCCGTGCCGCTGACGGCACCCCTGACCGCCCTGCTCGTCGTCCAGGTCACCCTCTACTCCACCCTCACCACCAGCATCCGCCGAGTGAACTCCGTGGTGGTGGGGGTGTTCATCGCCATCGGCTTCTCCACCATGGTGGGCCTCACCTGGTGGAGCCTGGGGCTGATCATCCTCGCCTCCCTGGTCATCGGGCGTTTCGCGCGGGCGGGGGAATTCGTTCCCGAGGTGGCGATCAGCGCCATGCTCGTCCTCGGCGTCACCCGGGTGGCGGAGAGCGCGTGGGACCGGGTGCTGGAGACGCTGATCGGCGCGATCGTGGGGCTGTTGTTCAATGTCTTCTTCGCCCCTCCGGTGTGGGTGCAGCCGGCCAGTGAGGCCATCGAGCACCTGTCGCGCCGGATGGGACGTCTGCTGCGGCGCATCGGCGAGGAGGTCGAGGGCCGCACGACGGTCGAGGAGGCCGCGGCCAGGCTCTACGAGGCCCGTCGGCTGGACCACGACATCGTGGAGGTGGACGCCGAACTCCGGCAGGCCGAGGACAGTCTGCGGCTCAATCCCCGCGTCAAGGAGGGAGAGCTCTTCCGGGTGGTGCTGCGGACCGGTCTCGACGCCCTGGAGATCGCCGCGGTCGTCCTGCGGGTGACGTGCCGGACCCTGACCGACCTCGCCAAGGAGCGGACGGACGAGCCCTTGTTCGAGGAGGAGGTGGCGAGGGCGTTGCAGGAGGTGTTCACCCATCTCGCCCTCGCTGTCGAGAGCTTCGCCGTGCTGATCACCACGCAGGTGAGCTCCAATGCCGAGGACGCGGAGGACAGGCTGGTCAGTGAGCTCGCCGCGGGCCGCGCCAGCCGTGACCGGGCCGCCGACCTGCTGCTGGTGCGCGTCCTGGAACACCCCCGGCAATGGCAGTTGCACGGTGCGATCCTGACCGAGATCGACCGGATCCTGGACGAGCTGGACGTGGAGGAGCGGTCCCGGCGGCTGGTGGACGAGCTCGACCGCCGCTCCCGCGAGCAGCAGGACAGGCACCCGCTGCTCGCCGGCCTCCGGCGCCGGGTGCGCAGGAGCCGGTACGGCTGGCGGAGCACCGCGTGA
- a CDS encoding heavy metal translocating P-type ATPase, which translates to MSAVVVRSVAGGRARLTVPWLRARPGSAGQVDERLTGISGFRALRVFPRTGSVVIWVAPDDLDVDRLVAALEEAPPASAPARPTRSMPDSSTGEVARLVVGGAVLTFIALRRLLRRPRVAFGSSGFAGVVTVFTGLPFFRGALRALRGHRSPGTDTLVTAATIISLVLRENVVALTVLWLLNIGEFLQTLTLRRTRRAIEELLTVGEERVWLVREGTEVETALEDVEPGDVVAVYEHHRIPVDGHAVTGEALVDQAAITGEALPVYIRAGSPVYAGTILTSGSLTVRATSVGRDTTVGRIISRVEEAQADRAPIQTVATRFTQRFVPVSFALAGLTYLVTRDARRAMTMLLIACPCAAGLATPTAISAAIGNGARRGTLIKGGTHLEGIGRVTAVVFDKTGTLTFGRPLVTSVVTLSERFTADDVLSLAASGELHARHPLAQAIVAHTEEQHLQVPIHQACEVVLGMGMRAELDGTRLLIGSPALLRRHGVELTENARGWTDRLRGGGETVICLAHDEDLIGILGVSDAVRAGADTVIRQLRDLGVARLVLLTGDAPETAQVVADTLGITEVHAHALPEGKLQLIRDLQAEGHTVAMVGDGTNDAPALALADVGITMGEHSSHVALETADIALAGNDLRQVAAVVELSRHTLRVVRQNYGLAIGVNLVGLLAGAGGSMNPVLAALLHNTSSIAVVGNSARLVNHTPHLPREPHGPLTAAPLEDHRVH; encoded by the coding sequence ATGTCCGCGGTGGTCGTACGCTCCGTCGCCGGCGGCCGTGCCCGGCTGACCGTTCCCTGGCTGCGGGCCCGGCCCGGCAGTGCCGGACAGGTGGACGAGCGGCTGACCGGGATCAGCGGATTCCGCGCTCTGCGGGTCTTCCCCCGTACCGGCAGCGTCGTGATCTGGGTGGCCCCCGACGACCTGGACGTGGACCGGCTGGTCGCCGCGCTCGAGGAGGCGCCGCCCGCGTCCGCGCCCGCCAGGCCCACGCGTTCGATGCCCGACTCCTCCACCGGCGAGGTCGCCCGGCTGGTGGTGGGCGGGGCCGTGCTCACGTTCATCGCGCTGCGCCGGCTGCTGCGCCGGCCACGGGTGGCCTTCGGCTCCTCCGGATTCGCCGGGGTGGTCACCGTCTTCACGGGGCTGCCGTTCTTCCGGGGCGCCTTGCGGGCGCTGCGCGGTCACCGCTCCCCGGGCACGGACACCTTGGTCACGGCCGCCACGATCATCTCGCTGGTGCTGCGGGAGAACGTCGTGGCCCTGACCGTGCTGTGGCTGCTGAACATCGGTGAGTTCCTCCAGACCTTGACGCTGCGCCGCACCCGGCGGGCCATCGAGGAGCTGCTCACCGTCGGCGAGGAGCGCGTCTGGCTCGTACGGGAGGGCACCGAGGTCGAGACGGCGCTGGAGGACGTCGAGCCGGGCGACGTGGTGGCCGTGTACGAACACCACAGGATCCCCGTCGACGGGCACGCCGTGACCGGTGAGGCGCTGGTGGACCAGGCGGCGATCACGGGCGAGGCGCTGCCCGTCTACATCCGGGCCGGATCCCCCGTCTACGCGGGCACCATCCTCACGTCCGGTTCGCTCACCGTCCGTGCCACGTCGGTGGGGCGGGACACCACGGTGGGCCGGATCATCAGCCGGGTCGAGGAGGCCCAGGCGGACCGGGCGCCGATCCAGACCGTGGCCACCCGCTTCACCCAGCGGTTCGTGCCCGTCTCCTTCGCTCTGGCGGGACTCACCTATCTCGTCACCCGTGACGCGCGCCGCGCGATGACCATGCTGCTGATCGCGTGTCCGTGCGCGGCGGGCCTGGCCACGCCGACCGCGATCAGCGCCGCCATCGGCAACGGCGCCCGCCGCGGCACCCTCATCAAGGGCGGCACCCACCTGGAGGGCATCGGCCGGGTCACGGCGGTGGTCTTCGACAAGACGGGCACGCTCACCTTCGGGCGGCCGCTGGTCACCAGCGTGGTCACCCTCAGCGAGCGGTTCACCGCCGACGACGTCCTGAGCCTGGCCGCCTCCGGTGAACTGCACGCCCGGCACCCGCTGGCCCAGGCCATCGTCGCGCACACCGAGGAGCAGCACCTCCAGGTCCCCATTCACCAGGCCTGCGAGGTCGTGCTCGGCATGGGCATGCGGGCGGAACTGGACGGCACCCGGCTGCTGATCGGCAGCCCGGCCCTGCTGCGCCGGCACGGCGTGGAGCTGACCGAGAACGCCCGGGGCTGGACCGATCGGCTGCGCGGTGGCGGCGAGACCGTCATCTGCCTGGCCCATGACGAGGATCTCATCGGCATTCTCGGGGTGTCGGACGCGGTGCGCGCCGGGGCCGATACCGTCATCCGCCAGCTGCGGGACCTCGGTGTCGCGCGTCTGGTGCTGCTGACCGGTGACGCGCCGGAGACCGCGCAGGTCGTCGCGGACACCCTCGGCATCACGGAGGTGCACGCGCACGCTCTCCCGGAGGGCAAGCTGCAGCTGATCCGGGACCTGCAGGCCGAAGGCCACACGGTGGCGATGGTGGGCGACGGCACGAACGACGCCCCGGCCCTCGCGCTGGCCGATGTCGGCATCACCATGGGCGAGCACTCCTCGCACGTGGCGCTGGAGACCGCCGACATCGCCCTGGCGGGCAACGATCTGCGCCAGGTCGCCGCCGTCGTCGAACTCAGCCGCCACACGCTGCGCGTGGTACGGCAGAACTACGGTCTCGCGATCGGCGTCAACCTCGTCGGTCTGCTCGCCGGAGCCGGTGGCTCGATGAACCCGGTGCTCGCCGCCCTGTTGCACAACACCAGCAGCATCGCCGTGGTCGGCAACTCCGCCCGGCTGGTCAACCACACCCCGCACCTGCCCCGGGAGCCCCACGGCCCGCTGACGGCGGCGCCCCTGGAGGACCACCGGGTGCACTGA
- a CDS encoding serine hydrolase domain-containing protein, translating to MSSSTPRTTRWSALALSVLAVTATVGGATGPAHAASPAGPPASAPAVRAPLDTRALREAITIRPGDQAAGAMARVHRSGHEWSGASGDTHTGKRISDRAHFRIGSISKTFEAVVLLQLSAEGRVDLDGTVQHYLPGLLPDTFQPVTVRQLLDHTSGLPSDFEGAPAPTGDEQIATRFDYFTFDQVIQGTLRPKGRAWPGPHFAPGTQQEYNSFGYRVAGKLIEHLTGHSLKREITDRVLTPLRMRHTSVPAGNATLPRPYLPGYLPTSKGEFVDVNEQGGNPSQMISTTADLDRFMTALFTGRLLRPAQTAELRALPRDADGKLLPYANGSNCNTGPDKGSACFSVALMSFPLPDGTLLWGKTGHDPGYASGVFASADLSRRAVYAVGTDSFGDGAAPRISGRLAAAAFGSNG from the coding sequence ATGAGCAGTTCCACGCCCCGCACGACGCGGTGGTCCGCCCTCGCCCTGTCCGTCCTCGCGGTCACGGCCACCGTGGGCGGGGCCACCGGCCCCGCCCACGCCGCGTCGCCGGCGGGCCCGCCGGCTTCCGCACCCGCCGTGCGAGCGCCCCTGGACACCAGGGCCCTGCGTGAGGCGATCACCATCCGCCCCGGCGACCAGGCGGCCGGCGCCATGGCCCGGGTCCACCGATCCGGGCACGAGTGGAGCGGTGCGTCAGGGGACACGCACACGGGCAAGCGGATATCCGACCGCGCCCACTTCAGGATCGGCAGCATCTCCAAGACCTTCGAAGCGGTGGTGCTGCTGCAGCTCTCCGCCGAGGGCCGGGTGGACCTCGACGGGACGGTGCAGCACTACCTCCCGGGCCTGCTGCCGGACACCTTCCAGCCGGTCACCGTCCGCCAACTGCTCGATCACACCAGCGGTCTGCCGAGCGACTTCGAGGGCGCACCGGCACCGACCGGCGACGAGCAGATCGCCACCCGCTTCGACTACTTCACCTTCGACCAGGTCATCCAGGGCACCCTGCGCCCCAAGGGCAGGGCCTGGCCCGGTCCGCACTTCGCGCCCGGCACCCAGCAGGAGTACAACTCCTTCGGCTACCGCGTCGCCGGAAAACTCATCGAACACCTCACCGGCCACTCCCTGAAGCGCGAGATCACCGACCGGGTCCTGACCCCGCTGCGCATGCGGCACACCTCGGTCCCGGCGGGCAACGCGACGCTGCCCCGCCCCTATCTGCCCGGCTATCTGCCCACCAGCAAGGGCGAGTTCGTCGACGTCAACGAGCAGGGCGGCAACCCCTCGCAGATGATCTCCACGACGGCGGACCTCGACCGTTTCATGACGGCCCTCTTCACGGGCCGGCTGCTGCGCCCCGCCCAGACGGCCGAGCTGCGTGCCCTTCCCCGCGACGCGGACGGCAAGCTCCTGCCGTACGCAAACGGTTCCAACTGCAACACCGGACCGGACAAGGGCTCCGCCTGCTTCAGTGTCGCGCTGATGTCCTTCCCGCTGCCCGACGGCACGCTCCTGTGGGGCAAGACCGGCCACGACCCCGGTTACGCCAGCGGTGTCTTCGCCTCCGCCGACCTGAGCCGCCGCGCCGTCTACGCCGTGGGCACCGACTCCTTCGGCGACGGCGCGGCCCCCAGGATCTCGGGCCGTCTGGCGGCCGCCGCGTTCGGCTCGAACGGGTAG